A single window of Desulfovibrio sp. G11 DNA harbors:
- a CDS encoding NifB/NifX family molybdenum-iron cluster-binding protein, producing MSKTVLAIPSELPGGMDAGMGMHFGHCAIYTIVEIENGAVTAQSTLAAVPHQQGGCLAPVQYLAGHGVTALLAGGMGMRPLAGFNQMNIEVFFAGNCATVGQAVEAFLQNKLNRFNLDQTCGGCEH from the coding sequence ATGAGCAAGACAGTTCTGGCGATTCCTTCCGAACTTCCCGGCGGCATGGACGCAGGCATGGGCATGCACTTTGGGCACTGCGCCATCTACACTATTGTTGAAATAGAAAACGGGGCTGTGACGGCCCAGTCCACCCTGGCGGCTGTGCCGCATCAGCAGGGAGGCTGCCTTGCGCCGGTGCAGTATCTTGCCGGTCACGGCGTCACGGCCCTGCTGGCGGGCGGCATGGGCATGCGCCCCCTCGCGGGCTTTAACCAGATGAACATAGAGGTCTTTTTTGCGGGCAACTGCGCCACCGTGGGGCAGGCTGTGGAGGCTTTTCTGCAGAACAAGCTCAACCGTTTCAATCTGGACCAGACCTGCGGCGGCTGCGAGCACTAG
- a CDS encoding LysR family transcriptional regulator: MNIDHLKTFHKIAETGNFTQAARDLFLTQPAVGMQVQSLENSLGVPLFDRSRRKVNLTSEGRVLYEYTQRIFSLVNQMQDEFQSLSQLDTGRLVLGASAIMSAYYLPGYMVLFHQRHPGVTLDLAVHNSHVIAEKVYRGELEIGFCGSSPSHPNLRAHFLHREPLIVVAGRKSTLAQNTGPVCADDLLAHPFILREQGTRVTNKVQEWFKTHAGRPERPSFMTVDNMEVAKQLVINGLGVTALPRYAAALELAAGQLTQLRLESFDLHVNYSLVYMEGQRLSRTVTHFLALLFELGVPLPEEILSRLP; the protein is encoded by the coding sequence ATGAACATTGATCACTTGAAAACATTTCATAAAATTGCCGAAACCGGCAATTTTACCCAGGCCGCGCGCGACCTTTTTCTTACACAGCCCGCAGTGGGCATGCAGGTACAGAGCCTTGAGAACAGTCTTGGCGTTCCCCTGTTCGACCGGTCGCGACGCAAGGTGAATCTCACAAGCGAAGGGCGTGTGCTCTACGAATACACCCAGCGTATATTCAGTCTTGTCAACCAGATGCAGGACGAATTCCAGAGCCTCAGCCAGCTTGATACCGGCCGCCTCGTGCTTGGCGCATCGGCCATTATGAGCGCCTACTATCTGCCCGGTTATATGGTACTTTTTCATCAGCGTCATCCCGGCGTCACTCTGGATCTGGCTGTGCATAATTCGCACGTCATTGCCGAAAAAGTATACCGGGGAGAGCTGGAAATCGGTTTTTGCGGCTCATCGCCGTCGCATCCCAATCTTCGCGCGCATTTTCTGCACCGTGAGCCGCTTATTGTGGTTGCGGGGCGCAAATCCACCCTGGCGCAAAACACCGGCCCGGTCTGTGCCGATGACCTGCTGGCGCACCCCTTTATCCTGCGGGAGCAGGGAACCCGCGTGACCAACAAGGTGCAGGAATGGTTCAAGACACATGCCGGTCGCCCCGAACGGCCGTCATTCATGACCGTGGACAATATGGAGGTTGCCAAGCAACTGGTGATCAACGGGCTGGGGGTTACGGCCCTGCCGCGGTACGCGGCCGCTCTGGAATTGGCCGCGGGACAGCTGACGCAGTTGCGGCTGGAATCTTTTGACCTGCATGTGAACTATTCGCTGGTCTATATGGAAGGGCAGCGCCTGAGCCGTACGGTAACGCATTTTCTGGCGCTGCTTTTTGAGCTTGGCGTACCTTTGCCCGAAGAAATTCTGTCGCGCCTGCCATAG
- a CDS encoding NAD-dependent succinate-semialdehyde dehydrogenase, whose product MHRILQDKSLFRPHCLINGQWCDAADKSVIEVTNPANGKLLGHVPNCGEAEARHAVESAHAAFEVWQAKSPQERGAYLHAWEQAIHANLEDLARLLTLEEGKPLAEARAEILQGASYFPWYAEEARRVSGEVVPTFRHGTQALTRHAPLGVAAAITPWNFPMSMIPRKVAPALAAGCTAIVKPAGATPYSALALAELAVRVGIPAGVFNVITGNAGAIGAVITSSPLVRKLSFTGSTPVGRKLAAQCGPTLKRVSLELGGNAPFIVFDDADLDQAAAMAMGNKFRNAGQTCICANRFLVHKDVLDAFVRRLLHGIRGLHVGDGLKADTTMGPLIDAGAVAHVDALVRDAQEKGACRVTGGQPHSLGGNFYEPTLLTGLRPEMRIFREEIFGPVAAVMSFESEDEAIALANDTEYGLASYVCTRDMARVWRLWQGLHFGMVGINDAALASAETPFGGVKGSGLGREGGREGLLEYMETHYALLGGLTQA is encoded by the coding sequence ATGCACCGGATATTGCAGGATAAAAGCCTCTTTCGTCCCCACTGCCTGATCAACGGGCAGTGGTGCGATGCGGCGGATAAAAGCGTTATAGAAGTCACCAATCCGGCCAACGGCAAGCTGCTCGGCCATGTGCCCAACTGCGGCGAGGCCGAGGCCCGGCATGCCGTGGAGTCCGCGCATGCGGCGTTTGAGGTCTGGCAGGCCAAAAGCCCGCAGGAGCGCGGAGCCTATCTGCACGCTTGGGAACAGGCCATACATGCCAACCTTGAAGACCTGGCCCGGCTGCTTACTCTTGAAGAAGGCAAGCCGCTGGCCGAGGCAAGGGCAGAGATCCTTCAGGGTGCATCCTACTTTCCCTGGTATGCCGAAGAGGCGCGACGGGTAAGCGGCGAGGTTGTACCCACGTTCCGCCACGGCACTCAGGCGCTGACCCGGCACGCTCCCCTTGGGGTGGCGGCGGCCATTACGCCGTGGAACTTCCCCATGTCCATGATACCCCGCAAGGTGGCTCCGGCTCTGGCCGCGGGCTGCACGGCTATTGTCAAGCCCGCCGGCGCTACGCCGTACAGCGCGCTGGCCCTGGCGGAACTGGCAGTGCGGGTGGGCATTCCCGCCGGGGTGTTCAACGTCATTACGGGCAATGCCGGGGCCATCGGCGCAGTTATTACTTCAAGTCCGCTTGTGCGCAAACTCAGCTTTACAGGCTCCACACCTGTGGGCAGAAAGCTCGCCGCCCAGTGCGGTCCCACCCTCAAGCGCGTATCGCTGGAACTCGGCGGCAACGCACCCTTTATCGTCTTTGACGACGCAGACCTGGATCAGGCCGCAGCCATGGCCATGGGCAACAAGTTTCGCAATGCCGGGCAAACCTGCATCTGCGCCAACCGCTTTCTGGTGCACAAGGACGTTCTTGATGCCTTTGTACGCCGTCTGCTGCACGGCATACGCGGGCTGCATGTGGGGGACGGTCTGAAAGCCGATACCACAATGGGACCGCTCATTGACGCCGGGGCCGTGGCACATGTGGATGCGCTTGTGCGTGATGCGCAGGAAAAGGGCGCATGCCGCGTGACGGGCGGGCAGCCCCACAGCCTTGGGGGAAATTTTTATGAACCTACGCTCCTCACAGGGTTGCGCCCCGAGATGCGTATTTTCCGCGAAGAAATCTTCGGGCCTGTAGCGGCCGTCATGTCTTTTGAAAGCGAAGATGAAGCCATTGCCCTTGCCAACGATACGGAATACGGGCTGGCGTCCTACGTCTGCACACGGGATATGGCGCGTGTGTGGCGGCTCTGGCAGGGCTTGCATTTCGGCATGGTCGGCATCAATGATGCGGCGCTGGCCTCGGCCGAAACGCCTTTTGGCGGCGTCAAGGGCAGCGGGCTCGGCCGTGAGGGCGGCCGGGAAGGTTTGCTGGAATATATGGAAACACATTACGCCCTGCTGGGCGGTCTTACGCAGGCATAA
- the amrB gene encoding AmmeMemoRadiSam system protein B encodes MSIRHPIAAGRFYPADAEQLKKEIRMWLMSGGVPENLVPGEIPREANARLLGLMLPHAGYVYCGRVIGGTLTSAWDGSTAGANLPERLFILCPNHTGQGRALGVWTGGHWLTPLGPVVVDEKLGQALVQAAGGFFEDELCHVSEHSIEVLLPFLQSLPLPRESGRSIVPVCVGTRSPDALRAAGLALARVIQAFEAEGHSVGIVVSSDLNHYQSQELTLHKDALALAQVLACDPDGLLTVVERESITMCGAGAMALALFTAHAMGSPWAELALYDTSAAASGDTSRVVGYAGLRFGLA; translated from the coding sequence ATGAGCATACGACACCCCATCGCGGCGGGACGTTTTTATCCTGCTGACGCCGAACAGTTGAAAAAAGAAATCCGCATGTGGCTTATGTCCGGGGGTGTGCCTGAAAACCTTGTCCCCGGTGAAATACCGCGTGAGGCAAACGCACGCCTGCTGGGGCTTATGCTGCCTCACGCCGGTTATGTCTACTGCGGGCGCGTTATTGGCGGCACACTGACCAGCGCCTGGGACGGCTCCACAGCCGGAGCCAATCTGCCCGAACGGCTTTTTATCCTGTGCCCGAATCATACCGGACAGGGGCGAGCGCTGGGCGTCTGGACCGGCGGGCACTGGCTGACCCCCCTGGGGCCGGTTGTGGTGGACGAGAAGCTTGGACAGGCGCTGGTGCAGGCTGCCGGAGGTTTTTTTGAAGACGAGCTTTGCCATGTGAGCGAGCACTCCATTGAGGTATTGCTGCCGTTTTTGCAAAGCCTGCCCTTGCCCCGCGAGTCCGGGCGCAGCATTGTACCCGTATGTGTGGGTACGCGCAGCCCGGATGCCCTGCGTGCAGCGGGCCTTGCCCTGGCGCGGGTCATACAGGCATTTGAGGCGGAGGGGCACAGTGTCGGCATCGTTGTCAGTTCTGACCTGAACCATTATCAGAGCCAGGAACTGACCCTGCACAAAGATGCCCTCGCCCTTGCCCAGGTGCTTGCCTGCGATCCCGATGGGCTGCTGACCGTGGTGGAGCGTGAAAGCATCACCATGTGCGGTGCAGGGGCCATGGCACTGGCCCTGTTTACAGCGCACGCCATGGGCAGCCCTTGGGCCGAGCTGGCGTTGTACGATACCTCGGCGGCCGCATCCGGCGATACCAGCCGGGTGGTCGGCTACGCGGGGCTGCGTTTCGGGCTGGCGTAA
- a CDS encoding dihydroorotase, with the protein MRLCIKNARHLEAPVDLLVTGGKITTMTPAGHHTPPEGCEIFDARGLVLMPSLIDAHVHLREPGFEYKEDVASGLEAAARGGFGGVMCMANTKPVNDTASVTRHMLDKARRSHPHGPRLFPVAAATVGLKGEMMAPLAELKEAGCVAVSNDGRPLENAELVRRIMEYGADLGLVLIDHCEDPHLARGWIMHEGHTSGLLGLKGQPAAGEAVQAARDIMLAEYLDIPVHIAHVSAELTVDIIRWAKARGVKVSAETCPHYLLLDEHALENYSTQAKVSPPLRTARDRDALRDAVKTGVVDILVTDHAPHAAHEKDGTLDEAPCGFTGLDLALSLTWGLVCQGVLAEADAHRLWCRRPGEIFALPWNGFIPGDPADFFLFDPDETWVASRETMYSKSLNTPFLGQTLRGRVKHHWMEGKQLF; encoded by the coding sequence ATGAGGCTTTGCATCAAAAATGCCCGCCACCTGGAAGCCCCGGTGGACCTTCTGGTGACCGGCGGAAAAATTACGACCATGACCCCTGCGGGGCATCACACGCCCCCCGAAGGCTGCGAGATTTTTGACGCGCGCGGCCTTGTGCTCATGCCGAGCCTTATCGACGCCCACGTACACCTGCGCGAACCCGGCTTTGAGTATAAGGAAGACGTGGCCTCGGGCCTTGAGGCTGCCGCGCGCGGCGGTTTTGGCGGTGTCATGTGCATGGCCAATACAAAGCCCGTCAACGATACGGCAAGCGTTACCCGCCACATGCTGGACAAGGCCCGCCGGAGCCATCCGCACGGCCCGCGCCTGTTCCCTGTGGCCGCCGCCACCGTGGGTCTCAAGGGAGAAATGATGGCTCCCCTGGCCGAACTCAAGGAGGCCGGCTGCGTAGCTGTTTCCAATGACGGCCGCCCGCTGGAAAATGCCGAGCTTGTGCGCCGTATCATGGAATATGGGGCGGATCTGGGGCTTGTACTCATAGACCATTGTGAAGACCCGCACCTGGCCCGTGGCTGGATCATGCACGAAGGGCATACCAGCGGCCTGCTGGGCCTCAAGGGGCAGCCCGCCGCCGGTGAGGCCGTACAGGCCGCCCGCGACATCATGCTTGCAGAGTATCTTGATATTCCGGTGCATATTGCGCATGTTTCGGCGGAACTGACGGTGGACATCATCCGCTGGGCCAAGGCGCGCGGCGTCAAGGTCAGCGCAGAAACCTGCCCGCATTACCTGCTGCTGGACGAGCACGCACTTGAGAACTACAGTACCCAGGCCAAGGTCAGTCCGCCCCTGCGCACGGCGCGCGACCGCGATGCCCTGCGTGACGCTGTGAAAACGGGTGTTGTGGATATTCTTGTTACCGACCATGCGCCCCATGCGGCCCATGAAAAGGACGGTACCCTGGACGAAGCACCCTGCGGTTTTACCGGCCTTGATCTGGCCCTGAGCCTTACCTGGGGGCTTGTGTGCCAAGGCGTGTTGGCCGAGGCCGATGCGCACCGCCTGTGGTGCCGCCGCCCGGGCGAAATTTTCGCTTTGCCGTGGAACGGGTTTATCCCCGGCGACCCGGCAGACTTCTTTTTGTTTGACCCGGACGAAACATGGGTTGCCTCACGGGAAACCATGTATTCCAAAAGCCTGAACACGCCCTTTCTGGGGCAGACACTGCGCGGGCGCGTCAAGCATCACTGGATGGAGGGCAAACAGCTCTTCTGA
- a CDS encoding nucleotide-binding protein — protein sequence MRIAFASGKGGAGKTTVAASLAVTWPASCMLVDADVEAPNLHLFLRPQLTAPESVFLPVPELNKEKCTACGACGEMCAYKAIAILGGKPVIFSDMCHGCGGCFAVCPSGALDEGRRELGSLQYGVWGVAQGWENTLLMGRSRVGEAMSPPLLRALEKALDARLGAPSGVSAVSAPVTDSASAAVPPETPSDVLPDVLIDAPPGVSCPAMTTARLADVLVLVAESTPFGMYDFTLAHQAFSQLGMPLAVVMNRVGMPGNESGDEILDSYCAEKALPLLARLPFDRQAAEDYARGQLPPVGQSAGAPAWRRRFETLGKDLRRWAAATQGRAEGAQVSGICGESAGRGGKPCAK from the coding sequence ATGCGTATTGCTTTTGCCAGCGGCAAGGGGGGCGCGGGAAAAACCACGGTAGCGGCCTCACTGGCTGTAACATGGCCCGCCTCCTGCATGTTGGTGGACGCGGATGTGGAGGCGCCCAACCTGCATCTTTTCCTGCGCCCGCAACTGACAGCGCCCGAGAGCGTTTTTTTGCCCGTGCCTGAGTTGAACAAGGAAAAGTGCACGGCCTGCGGAGCCTGTGGAGAAATGTGCGCCTATAAGGCCATTGCGATCCTTGGCGGCAAGCCAGTCATTTTTTCAGACATGTGCCACGGCTGTGGCGGCTGTTTTGCAGTATGCCCGTCCGGCGCGCTGGACGAAGGGCGGCGCGAACTTGGCAGTCTGCAGTACGGTGTGTGGGGCGTGGCCCAGGGTTGGGAAAATACCCTGCTCATGGGCAGAAGCCGTGTGGGTGAAGCCATGTCGCCGCCCCTGCTGCGCGCACTCGAAAAAGCGCTTGATGCCCGGTTGGGCGCTCCGTCGGGCGTGAGTGCCGTATCCGCTCCCGTTACGGACTCCGCTTCGGCTGCCGTGCCGCCGGAGACGCCTTCAGATGTGCTGCCGGATGTTCTGATAGACGCGCCTCCCGGCGTGAGCTGTCCGGCCATGACCACAGCCCGCCTGGCGGACGTTCTTGTGCTGGTGGCCGAATCAACCCCTTTTGGCATGTATGATTTTACGCTGGCCCATCAGGCATTCAGCCAGCTGGGCATGCCGCTGGCTGTGGTGATGAACCGCGTGGGCATGCCGGGCAACGAGTCCGGCGATGAAATTCTTGACAGCTACTGCGCGGAAAAAGCTCTGCCACTGCTGGCCCGCCTGCCTTTTGACCGTCAGGCTGCCGAAGATTACGCGCGCGGGCAGTTGCCGCCTGTGGGGCAGAGTGCCGGTGCACCGGCCTGGCGGCGGCGGTTTGAAACTCTTGGCAAAGACCTGCGGCGATGGGCTGCCGCAACGCAAGGCCGCGCAGAAGGAGCGCAGGTTTCCGGAATTTGCGGCGAATCCGCCGGCAGAGGGGGAAAGCCGTGCGCGAAATAG
- a CDS encoding glycerate kinase, translating to MKIVIAPDSYKECLSALQVATLIESGFREIFPGADYIKVPVADGGEGTVEAMVEATRGTIVPVTVRGPLGEAVEAFYGLTGDGGTAVIEMATASGLGLVPPEQRNPLRTTSYGTGELIRSALDAGARRFILGIGGSATNEGGAGMLQALGVRLLDKQGQEIEPTGLGLGKLARIDLSGIDPRLKDTVIDVACDVDNPLCGPRGASAIFGPQKGATPEMVQQLDGYLQNFAAITLRDLGIDMAHISGAGAAGGMGGGMYAFLRGRLRPGSEIVTEAVGLDALVRDADLVITGEGRIDGQTAFGKAPVGVARVAKRYGRPVIAIGGSLRHDAHVVHEHGIDAIFSVLYRPCSIGEALAEGTDNLRTAARNVAAAISVGGGLGSVATRAGR from the coding sequence ATGAAAATCGTCATTGCGCCGGATTCATACAAGGAATGCCTGTCGGCCCTGCAAGTCGCCACACTTATAGAGTCGGGCTTTCGCGAGATATTTCCCGGGGCCGACTACATCAAGGTTCCCGTGGCTGACGGCGGCGAAGGCACGGTGGAAGCTATGGTGGAAGCAACCCGGGGAACCATTGTGCCGGTGACGGTCAGGGGCCCCCTCGGCGAAGCCGTGGAAGCTTTTTACGGCCTTACGGGCGATGGTGGCACGGCCGTCATTGAAATGGCCACGGCCAGCGGCCTGGGGCTTGTGCCGCCGGAACAGCGCAATCCCCTGCGCACCACAAGCTACGGCACAGGCGAACTCATACGCTCGGCTCTGGATGCCGGGGCGCGCAGATTCATCCTCGGCATCGGCGGCAGTGCCACCAATGAGGGCGGCGCAGGCATGCTTCAGGCGCTCGGTGTGCGGCTGCTCGATAAGCAGGGCCAAGAAATCGAACCTACGGGACTCGGACTCGGCAAGCTTGCGCGCATAGACCTGTCCGGTATTGATCCGCGCCTGAAGGACACCGTCATTGACGTGGCCTGTGACGTAGATAACCCCCTTTGCGGCCCGCGCGGCGCATCGGCCATTTTTGGCCCGCAAAAAGGTGCCACACCCGAAATGGTACAGCAGCTTGACGGCTACCTGCAAAATTTCGCAGCCATAACCCTCCGTGACCTTGGCATTGATATGGCCCATATCTCCGGTGCCGGAGCCGCCGGTGGCATGGGCGGCGGCATGTACGCCTTTTTGCGCGGGCGCCTGCGCCCGGGCAGCGAAATTGTCACCGAAGCCGTGGGGCTTGACGCGCTTGTCAGGGATGCGGACCTTGTCATCACCGGCGAAGGCCGTATTGACGGGCAGACAGCTTTTGGCAAGGCCCCGGTGGGCGTGGCCCGCGTGGCAAAGCGCTACGGCAGGCCCGTAATCGCCATCGGCGGTTCCCTGCGCCATGACGCCCATGTGGTGCATGAGCACGGCATTGACGCCATTTTCAGCGTACTCTACCGCCCATGCAGCATTGGCGAAGCCCTGGCTGAAGGCACGGACAATCTGCGCACGGCTGCGCGCAATGTTGCCGCCGCCATATCCGTGGGCGGCGGGCTTGGCTCTGTGGCAACGCGGGCGGGCAGATGA
- a CDS encoding GntT/GntP/DsdX family permease, which produces MVLLPLLLMIAKTVVELSIDKQNPPAYMTYVNFIGTPMIALFISAVVAYFVLGRARGFNWDHLGRFSESGMAPLASIMLVIGAAGALNQIITDSGVGLVLKQVLTSLQVSPLILAWIIAITLRFALGSATVAMMTAAGLILPVLSANPQLDPALMAIVIGAGAIGASQVTDSGFWFVKESLGIPMASMYATYTAGTTIAAVLGLGGTLLLQMFL; this is translated from the coding sequence GTGGTTCTGCTGCCGCTTCTGCTCATGATTGCCAAAACCGTTGTGGAACTGAGCATCGACAAGCAGAATCCCCCCGCCTATATGACCTATGTGAACTTTATCGGCACACCCATGATAGCCCTGTTCATCTCGGCGGTGGTGGCCTATTTTGTACTGGGCCGCGCTCGCGGATTCAACTGGGACCATCTCGGCCGCTTCAGCGAATCCGGCATGGCTCCCCTGGCGTCCATCATGCTTGTTATCGGCGCTGCCGGAGCGCTCAACCAGATTATCACCGACAGCGGCGTGGGCCTTGTGCTCAAGCAGGTGCTTACCAGCCTTCAGGTAAGCCCCCTCATTCTGGCCTGGATTATTGCCATTACACTTCGTTTTGCCCTCGGCAGTGCCACCGTGGCCATGATGACAGCGGCAGGCCTTATCCTGCCGGTGCTCAGCGCCAATCCCCAGCTTGATCCGGCACTCATGGCCATCGTCATCGGCGCAGGGGCCATCGGCGCTTCGCAGGTGACGGACTCCGGCTTCTGGTTCGTCAAAGAATCACTCGGCATTCCCATGGCTTCCATGTATGCTACCTACACGGCGGGTACTACCATCGCCGCAGTGCTCGGCCTGGGCGGCACACTGCTGTTACAGATGTTCCTCTAG
- a CDS encoding TetR/AcrR family transcriptional regulator, which yields MSNTVKTDGKAPVTAIPSEHSPFVADQGRQTRNAARTRQRILLAARGLFANNNYESVGTREIAAKAGVNATLINRYFGSKKKLFVAVVESLSELIPPRDVEDDVADLLDQALNSIVHEGEHSQWLDEFRIILFSALDQEVSDIIADFFEKRRKGLARRLTGPGAAARADAVFSLLTGAAIVVSLLRGNQKNDLDQKEFRKKLGQVLVPLLAAG from the coding sequence ATGAGCAACACCGTGAAAACTGACGGCAAGGCCCCTGTAACCGCCATACCTTCCGAACATTCCCCCTTTGTGGCGGATCAGGGCAGGCAAACCCGCAACGCGGCCCGGACCAGGCAGAGAATACTGCTGGCGGCGCGTGGCCTCTTTGCCAACAATAACTACGAAAGCGTGGGCACACGGGAAATAGCGGCCAAGGCCGGGGTCAATGCCACGCTTATCAACAGATACTTCGGCTCCAAGAAGAAGCTTTTTGTGGCCGTAGTGGAATCCCTTAGTGAACTGATACCTCCGAGAGACGTGGAGGACGACGTGGCTGATCTGCTGGATCAGGCATTGAACAGCATTGTGCATGAAGGAGAACATAGCCAGTGGCTGGACGAGTTTCGCATAATCCTTTTTTCGGCGCTTGATCAGGAAGTTTCTGATATTATAGCCGATTTTTTTGAAAAAAGACGTAAGGGACTGGCGCGGCGATTGACTGGCCCCGGTGCTGCCGCCAGAGCAGATGCGGTTTTTTCGCTTCTGACCGGGGCGGCAATAGTCGTGAGCCTGCTGCGCGGCAATCAGAAAAATGATCTGGACCAGAAGGAGTTTCGCAAAAAACTGGGCCAGGTGCTGGTCCCGCTGCTTGCAGCCGGGTAA
- a CDS encoding ATP-binding protein, with protein sequence MREIVVISGKGGTGKTTVCASLAALAARGGEKPVLCDLDVDVPDLHIIFKPQVRKEQAFISGNTAVINRQACTLCGRCMDLCRFGAVSREGEFYHIDALDCEGCGVCHKLCPAGAVEFPQRHCGTWYLSHTRFGSFVHAQLDPGQENSGRLVSLLKQQARETARSEGSDLVLCDGSPGVGCPVISSLSGASLAVAVVEPTPSGRHDFGRVADLCRHFRIPVAIIINKADLNTHEADALEAEAASMGHTVAGRLPFSPLVVQAMARGEALTERDSPLADELARIWRRIAGAADAATRRNTNSTIKTL encoded by the coding sequence GTGCGCGAAATAGTTGTTATCAGCGGCAAGGGCGGAACAGGAAAAACCACGGTCTGCGCTTCGCTGGCGGCGCTGGCTGCACGCGGGGGCGAAAAGCCCGTGCTGTGCGACCTGGATGTGGATGTGCCTGACCTGCACATTATCTTCAAGCCCCAGGTACGTAAGGAGCAGGCTTTCATTTCCGGCAATACGGCTGTCATCAACCGGCAGGCCTGTACGTTGTGCGGCCGCTGTATGGATTTGTGCCGGTTTGGGGCCGTAAGCCGGGAAGGGGAGTTCTATCATATAGACGCTCTTGATTGCGAAGGCTGCGGCGTATGCCACAAGCTTTGTCCGGCCGGAGCTGTAGAATTTCCGCAGCGCCACTGCGGCACATGGTATCTGAGCCACACGCGGTTCGGTTCTTTTGTGCATGCCCAGCTTGATCCCGGTCAGGAAAATTCGGGCCGCCTGGTGAGCCTGCTCAAACAGCAGGCGCGCGAAACAGCCCGGAGTGAAGGCAGCGACCTTGTGCTTTGTGATGGTTCGCCCGGTGTGGGCTGCCCTGTGATCAGCTCTCTTTCAGGGGCCAGCCTGGCCGTGGCCGTGGTTGAGCCAACACCGTCCGGGCGTCACGATTTCGGCCGTGTGGCTGATCTGTGCAGGCATTTTCGCATACCTGTGGCGATCATCATCAACAAGGCCGACCTCAATACCCACGAAGCCGACGCCCTGGAGGCTGAGGCCGCGAGCATGGGCCATACTGTGGCAGGCCGGCTGCCTTTCAGTCCGCTTGTGGTACAGGCCATGGCGCGCGGCGAGGCGCTGACCGAGCGTGACTCGCCCCTTGCTGATGAACTTGCCCGCATCTGGCGGCGCATTGCCGGGGCGGCGGATGCGGCTACCCGGCGCAATACAAACAGCACCATAAAAACCCTGTAA
- a CDS encoding NifB/NifX family molybdenum-iron cluster-binding protein: MKVAVSSEGPGLDAQVDPRFGRAAGFVVVDTDSAQPEYVDNGESQVMAQGAGIQTAERLSALGVKAVLSGYVGPKAFAALQAAGMEVYQDMDGRSVGEAVRIYTSGAASPAQAPNR; encoded by the coding sequence ATGAAAGTTGCCGTTTCGAGTGAAGGCCCGGGCCTGGATGCGCAGGTCGATCCCCGGTTCGGGCGTGCTGCGGGCTTTGTGGTTGTGGATACAGACAGTGCGCAGCCGGAATATGTGGATAACGGGGAATCGCAGGTCATGGCTCAGGGTGCGGGCATCCAGACGGCGGAGCGCCTTTCTGCCCTTGGAGTCAAAGCCGTGCTCAGCGGCTATGTAGGCCCCAAAGCCTTTGCGGCGCTCCAGGCTGCGGGGATGGAAGTGTACCAGGATATGGACGGCCGCAGCGTAGGCGAAGCCGTACGTATATATACAAGTGGGGCGGCCAGCCCGGCCCAGGCTCCCAACAGGTAG
- a CDS encoding DUF134 domain-containing protein, translated as MPRPCHCRRVSALPKNSYFKPKGVPLTDLEETILPLDGLEALRLADYEGLNMDEAAAHMGVSRHTFGRLLRRARRCVAEALVDGLALRIEGGVCAVDAPEDAAPVPDAEGVLVAVPSQGQGGLESAPHPHFGRCSAYTLARVENGKVGHVAVRTSLGHMPGDCGGPVQLLSRLGVTVLLAGGMGLRPLQAMQAAGIAVYHNAGLPSVGSCLDAFAAGRLAAFGTEHLCQGGCAPEE; from the coding sequence ATGCCCAGACCCTGTCATTGCCGCCGTGTCAGCGCCCTTCCCAAGAACAGTTATTTCAAGCCCAAGGGTGTACCCCTGACCGATCTTGAAGAAACCATCCTGCCTTTGGATGGCCTGGAGGCCTTGCGCCTGGCCGACTATGAAGGTCTGAACATGGATGAGGCCGCCGCGCACATGGGCGTTTCACGACATACCTTCGGCAGACTTTTGCGCCGCGCGAGACGTTGTGTGGCCGAGGCCCTGGTGGACGGGCTTGCCCTGCGCATTGAGGGCGGCGTATGCGCGGTGGACGCCCCGGAGGATGCAGCGCCGGTTCCGGATGCCGAAGGTGTGCTCGTGGCCGTACCATCACAGGGGCAGGGCGGCCTTGAATCCGCGCCGCATCCCCATTTCGGGCGTTGTTCTGCCTATACGCTGGCCAGGGTTGAAAACGGCAAGGTCGGGCATGTTGCGGTGCGGACCAGTTTGGGGCACATGCCGGGCGACTGCGGTGGCCCCGTGCAGCTTTTGTCGCGTCTGGGAGTGACGGTTCTGCTGGCAGGCGGTATGGGCTTGCGCCCGCTTCAGGCCATGCAGGCTGCGGGCATCGCAGTATATCACAATGCGGGGCTGCCCAGTGTCGGCTCCTGTCTTGATGCTTTTGCCGCCGGCAGGCTGGCGGCTTTCGGCACAGAACACCTGTGCCAGGGCGGGTGCGCGCCGGAAGAATAG